In the genome of Psychromonas sp. psych-6C06, one region contains:
- a CDS encoding NAD-glutamate dehydrogenase, which produces MTSTLNQKNDILEQIFTQLKKHFSEKEQKTLQLFINSVYRDVSVADLTQISQEDLNGLTVSLWREALLRKGDDAKIKVFNPDVEQDEWQSAHTVISVICRNIPFVIDTLKLVINELNIKLHRVFYCELCSERGKSGKLTSLNATSADELLLYFEIDQTTSNSEREKIQTSIENALFDVALVVDDFSALTRKVKQELKYSKGDKSSENFNDIAEQQTFLTWLLDDHFTFIGCDQFSVEKGKISSVKNSQLGLLKRDDFLREPLPFELVDTLKKQSLIHFSKASQRAMVHRPAYPDVIYIKRFNEQGELVSGHRFIGLYTSSVYSGSPKLIPIVRRKINNVLAQSGYSQGSHYFKELSQILYTFPVEDLLLCNEATLLSNVIEVLHVQERKDLKLFMRCAGNKQFVIATLYVPRDIYSTKVRLTFEELICRTLEVEDIDFQTYLSESNLARLRVVLRLKSPLDQVLEEQAIQERMKQLTRRWDEELHVALIDQFGEEKGVQLTKKYIEAFPSSYQDSFSSRVAVADIERIESLYGDDNRSMALRFYRSIEPNSSELKLKLFHQDGALLLSDLIPILENMGLKVAEEYPYKVVPTGEKYFWLYDFTLIYSQAKNFDPDAHRDRFADAFLSVWYAKTDNDAFNKLILGASLTCRDIVMLRAYAKYLKQLRFGFSHLSIAKTLLSHSKLVKEIVALFNLRFNPENSCDLEKQNKLRNKILTALNDVTNLNEDRVLRKYVELIMATVRCNYFQTEQGQPHDYVSFKFDHNLISEIPLPRLNYEIFVYSPRVEGVHLRGGKVARGGLRWSDRGEDFRTEVLGLVKAQQVKNSVIVPVGAKGGFVAKKLTQKMDRETFMAEGISCYKIFITALLSITDNLDADKVIPPRDVICYDNEDPYLVVAADKGTATFSDIANELATDRHFWLNDAFASGGSNGYDHKKMGITARGAWISVQRHFRELGTDVQTKPISVIGIGDMAGDVFGNGMLSSKCISLLAAFNHLHIFVDPTPLDLEASFNERLRLFETPRTGWADYDKKLISKGGGIFERSAKSIDVTPEMAKRFDIYQKQVTPTELITILLKAQVDLLWNGGIGTYVKGTEETHADVGDKANDVLRVNGNDLRCAVVGEGGNLGFTQRARIEYALNGGLCFTDAIDNAAGVNCSDLEVNIKILLDKLVEKGDLTVKQRNVWLVNMTDEVAQIVLANNYRQAQSISLSYLEGFKRIEEFRRLIIDLEEKGKLNRALEFIPNDDVLNEYKSTQRGLTRPSIAVMLSYAKNELKEALANEKVADDPYLLKEAEKIFPASLVKKYQKEVHQHPLVTEIVATQVSNDLFNSMGPTFAQRIMASAGCSFLDVCKAWVAARDIFAMAETLLEIEALDNKVSTKVQGVLIERLKRMVRHATRWLVRNHRADLDTGALVKRYKQPLKELVSQLDTLLIGSSILHRQSVIECFVEDNVPRDLAASLSSSDQIYAMLGVISVAKNVSISPEQALKVYFHSGESLKLFDISKQLNLLPGDSHWQSLAREAMRDDLEWQQLRISKGILEKVKDGVDISDAFVEWHTSHHILSERWQRMAEAMLAVSKPEFSMCQVALRELLDLSQN; this is translated from the coding sequence ATGACTTCAACTCTTAACCAGAAAAATGATATCTTAGAGCAAATATTTACCCAGTTAAAAAAACACTTCAGCGAAAAAGAACAAAAGACCTTACAGTTATTTATTAACAGTGTTTATCGTGATGTTTCGGTTGCGGATTTAACGCAAATATCGCAGGAAGATCTTAATGGTTTAACGGTTTCTTTATGGCGTGAAGCATTATTACGAAAAGGTGATGATGCGAAAATTAAAGTATTTAATCCCGATGTTGAGCAGGATGAGTGGCAATCAGCACATACTGTTATTAGCGTAATATGTCGTAATATCCCCTTTGTTATTGATACCCTAAAACTGGTTATAAATGAGTTAAACATAAAGTTGCACCGTGTATTTTATTGCGAACTGTGTAGCGAACGTGGAAAATCAGGAAAACTCACCTCGTTAAATGCCACCTCTGCCGATGAGCTATTACTCTATTTTGAAATTGATCAAACGACCTCTAATAGTGAACGTGAAAAAATACAGACAAGTATTGAAAATGCATTGTTCGATGTTGCACTGGTGGTCGATGACTTTAGTGCATTAACTCGCAAAGTGAAGCAGGAGTTAAAATATAGTAAAGGGGATAAATCCAGTGAAAATTTTAACGATATAGCTGAGCAACAAACATTTTTAACATGGTTATTAGATGATCACTTTACCTTTATTGGCTGTGACCAGTTTAGTGTCGAAAAGGGGAAAATTAGCAGTGTTAAAAATAGCCAGCTTGGACTTTTAAAGCGTGATGATTTTTTACGGGAACCACTCCCCTTTGAGCTTGTTGATACCTTAAAAAAACAATCGCTTATTCATTTTAGTAAAGCCTCGCAGCGCGCCATGGTGCATCGTCCTGCCTATCCAGATGTTATCTATATTAAACGCTTTAATGAACAGGGGGAGTTAGTTTCAGGGCATCGCTTTATCGGCCTGTATACCTCTTCTGTTTATAGCGGTAGCCCTAAATTAATTCCTATTGTTCGCCGCAAAATCAACAACGTTTTAGCGCAATCCGGCTATAGCCAAGGCAGCCATTACTTCAAAGAGTTGTCGCAAATTTTATATACCTTCCCGGTTGAAGATTTATTGCTGTGTAACGAAGCAACTCTGCTCAGCAATGTCATTGAAGTTTTACATGTGCAAGAGCGTAAAGATCTGAAGTTATTTATGCGTTGTGCGGGTAACAAACAGTTTGTTATTGCAACGCTCTATGTACCACGAGATATCTATAGCACCAAAGTACGCCTTACCTTTGAAGAGTTGATTTGCCGAACATTAGAGGTCGAAGATATCGACTTTCAGACCTACCTTAGTGAATCTAACCTTGCTCGTTTACGTGTCGTATTACGTTTGAAGTCGCCACTTGATCAAGTGTTAGAGGAGCAGGCCATTCAAGAGCGAATGAAACAATTGACTCGTCGTTGGGACGAAGAGCTACACGTTGCTTTGATTGATCAATTTGGCGAGGAAAAAGGGGTTCAATTAACTAAAAAATATATTGAAGCTTTTCCAAGTAGTTATCAGGATAGCTTTAGTTCACGTGTTGCTGTTGCCGATATTGAACGTATCGAATCGCTTTACGGCGATGATAATCGCTCTATGGCATTACGTTTTTATCGTTCTATTGAACCAAACAGTAGCGAGTTAAAATTAAAACTATTTCATCAAGATGGCGCGTTATTGCTTTCTGACTTGATCCCTATTTTAGAAAATATGGGATTAAAAGTGGCGGAAGAGTACCCCTATAAAGTCGTGCCAACAGGGGAAAAGTACTTTTGGTTATATGATTTTACCTTGATCTATTCGCAGGCGAAAAATTTCGATCCCGATGCGCATCGAGATCGATTTGCCGATGCATTTTTATCAGTCTGGTACGCTAAAACAGATAACGATGCTTTCAATAAATTGATTTTGGGAGCTAGCCTAACCTGTCGTGATATCGTCATGTTACGTGCTTACGCAAAATACTTGAAACAACTGCGCTTTGGTTTTAGTCATCTGTCGATTGCCAAAACCTTACTTTCGCACAGTAAATTAGTGAAAGAGATCGTTGCATTGTTCAATCTGCGTTTTAACCCTGAAAATAGTTGTGACTTAGAAAAACAAAACAAACTACGCAATAAAATTTTAACGGCGCTTAATGATGTTACTAACCTTAATGAAGATAGAGTCTTACGCAAATATGTTGAACTGATCATGGCCACGGTTCGCTGTAATTATTTTCAAACTGAGCAGGGGCAGCCGCACGATTACGTAAGCTTTAAGTTTGATCATAACCTGATCAGTGAAATTCCTTTGCCGCGTTTAAATTACGAAATATTTGTCTACTCGCCTCGCGTTGAAGGTGTACATCTTAGAGGTGGAAAGGTGGCTCGCGGTGGTTTACGTTGGTCAGATCGTGGTGAAGATTTCCGTACCGAGGTACTTGGCCTGGTAAAAGCGCAACAGGTTAAGAATTCAGTCATTGTTCCTGTTGGGGCTAAAGGTGGCTTTGTTGCTAAAAAACTCACTCAGAAAATGGATCGTGAAACCTTCATGGCAGAAGGGATCAGCTGTTATAAGATATTTATCACCGCATTACTGAGCATCACTGATAACTTGGATGCTGACAAGGTGATTCCACCTCGTGATGTTATTTGCTATGACAATGAAGACCCTTACTTAGTCGTTGCCGCGGACAAAGGTACAGCTACTTTCTCGGATATTGCTAACGAATTAGCAACGGACAGACATTTTTGGCTTAATGATGCTTTCGCTTCAGGTGGTAGCAATGGCTATGATCATAAAAAAATGGGGATTACAGCACGTGGTGCTTGGATCAGTGTGCAGCGTCATTTCCGTGAATTAGGTACAGATGTGCAAACTAAACCGATTAGTGTTATCGGTATTGGTGATATGGCTGGTGATGTGTTCGGTAATGGTATGTTGAGTTCTAAATGCATCTCTTTATTAGCCGCTTTTAACCACTTGCATATCTTTGTTGACCCGACTCCCCTTGATTTAGAGGCGAGTTTTAATGAGCGTTTACGTTTGTTTGAAACACCACGCACTGGCTGGGCTGATTATGATAAAAAGCTAATTTCCAAAGGTGGGGGGATTTTTGAGCGTAGTGCTAAATCAATTGATGTCACACCAGAAATGGCGAAGCGATTTGATATCTATCAAAAACAGGTAACACCAACAGAATTAATCACTATTTTATTAAAAGCCCAGGTTGATCTACTTTGGAACGGTGGTATTGGTACCTATGTTAAAGGGACTGAAGAAACACATGCCGATGTTGGTGATAAAGCCAATGATGTGTTACGTGTTAATGGTAATGATTTACGCTGTGCGGTGGTCGGTGAAGGCGGTAATTTAGGCTTTACACAGCGTGCACGTATTGAATATGCACTTAACGGTGGTCTTTGTTTCACCGATGCTATCGATAATGCAGCAGGGGTAAACTGTTCTGATTTAGAAGTGAACATTAAGATATTACTTGATAAATTAGTGGAAAAAGGTGACTTAACGGTTAAGCAACGTAATGTTTGGCTAGTTAATATGACCGATGAAGTTGCACAGATTGTACTTGCGAACAACTATCGCCAAGCACAATCAATAAGCCTCTCGTATCTTGAAGGCTTCAAGCGTATTGAAGAGTTTCGTCGCTTGATCATCGATTTAGAAGAAAAAGGTAAGTTAAACCGTGCCTTAGAGTTTATCCCGAATGATGATGTGTTAAATGAATATAAAAGTACGCAGCGTGGATTAACCCGTCCTAGCATTGCTGTCATGTTGTCATATGCGAAGAATGAATTAAAAGAAGCACTGGCAAATGAAAAAGTTGCGGATGACCCTTACTTATTAAAAGAAGCGGAAAAAATATTTCCTGCCTCTTTAGTGAAGAAATATCAAAAAGAGGTGCATCAACATCCACTAGTGACAGAGATTGTTGCAACGCAAGTAAGTAATGATCTCTTTAACAGCATGGGACCAACTTTTGCACAGCGTATTATGGCTAGTGCAGGCTGTTCCTTCTTGGATGTTTGTAAAGCTTGGGTTGCTGCCCGTGATATTTTCGCAATGGCTGAAACACTACTGGAGATTGAGGCATTAGATAATAAAGTCAGTACTAAAGTACAAGGGGTTTTAATTGAACGTTTAAAACGTATGGTGCGACATGCAACACGCTGGCTGGTCAGAAATCATCGTGCTGACCTTGATACTGGTGCGTTAGTTAAACGTTATAAACAACCGTTAAAAGAGTTAGTTTCTCAGCTCGACACTTTATTGATTGGTAGCTCTATTTTACATCGCCAGTCAGTGATTGAATGTTTCGTTGAAGATAATGTGCCACGTGATTTAGCTGCTTCATTATCTAGTAGCGATCAAATATATGCGATGCTAGGTGTCATCTCTGTCGCTAAAAATGTTTCTATCAGTCCAGAACAAGCATTAAAAGTGTATTTCCACAGTGGCGAATCGTTGAAACTATTTGATATTAGTAAACAACTTAATCTGCTACCTGGAGACAGTCATTGGCAATCATTAGCGCGAGAGGCAATGCGAGATGATTTAGAGTGGCAACAACTGCGCATTAGTAAAGGCATTTTAGAGAAAGTTAAAGATGGTGTTGATATTAGTGATGCTTTTGTAGAATGGCATACATCGCATCATATTCTTTCTGAGCGCTGGCAACGAATGGCAGAAGCGATGCTTGCAGTGAGTAAGCCTGAATTTAGTATGTGTCAGGTTGCGTTGCGTGAATTATTAGATTTATCGCAAAACTAA
- the pdhR gene encoding pyruvate dehydrogenase complex transcriptional repressor PdhR, which produces MSYTKIKQPKLADVIESRIESMILDGSLELGEKLPAERELAKQFDVSRPSLREAIQRLESKGLLTRRQGGGTYVKEALREKLTDPLFELLNTHPESQYDLLEFRHALEGFSAYYAALRGTAEDFDKIKSSFIAIESAQKSDNLDLEIQNVALFYLAVIEASHNVVFMHLARGIKPLLEKNISDNVRQLYAYPEVAKKIHEHRLQLLDAILSKQPTVAQKASAQHLIYIEETRSVILREESSFKRELGRF; this is translated from the coding sequence ATGTCTTACACTAAAATCAAACAACCTAAACTAGCGGATGTGATAGAAAGTCGTATCGAAAGTATGATTTTAGATGGCTCGTTAGAGTTAGGGGAAAAGTTACCTGCAGAACGAGAGTTAGCTAAGCAGTTTGATGTGTCTCGCCCTTCGCTACGTGAAGCAATTCAGCGTCTAGAGTCTAAGGGGTTACTAACCCGTCGACAAGGTGGTGGCACTTACGTAAAAGAAGCATTACGAGAAAAACTAACTGATCCACTGTTTGAACTATTAAATACTCACCCTGAATCACAGTATGATCTGCTTGAATTTCGCCACGCATTAGAAGGGTTTTCGGCATATTACGCGGCACTTCGAGGAACAGCCGAAGACTTTGATAAAATAAAATCTTCATTTATTGCCATTGAGAGTGCTCAAAAAAGTGATAATCTGGATCTAGAGATTCAAAATGTTGCTCTTTTTTATCTTGCTGTTATTGAAGCATCACATAATGTCGTTTTTATGCATCTAGCACGCGGTATAAAGCCCTTATTAGAAAAAAATATTTCTGACAATGTTCGCCAATTATACGCGTATCCAGAAGTTGCTAAAAAAATTCATGAGCATCGTCTACAGTTGCTAGATGCTATTCTGTCTAAGCAACCTACGGTTGCACAAAAAGCATCTGCTCAACATCTTATATACATTGAAGAGACACGCTCAGTGATTTTACGTGAAGAAAGTTCATTTAAACGTGAATTAGGGCGGTTTTAA
- the aceE gene encoding pyruvate dehydrogenase (acetyl-transferring), homodimeric type yields MTDILNSDIDAQETSEWLDALANILEDEGSERAQFILEKVMEKARAEGVNLPHGINTNYVNTIPASQQPAYPGDVKLEQRIRSIIRWNAIMIVMRASKKDLDLGGHMASYQSAAAFYEVCFNHFFRAPNATDGGDLVYYQGHISPGIYARAFVEGRLSASQLDNFRQEVDGEGLPSYPHPKLLPEFWQFPTVSMGLGPISAIYQARFLKYLNGRGLKDTTAQRVYAFLGDGEMDEPESRGSLSFASREKLDNLCFLVNCNLQRLDGPVMGNGSIIQELEGLFTGAGWNVVKVIWGSNWDALLAKDVSGKLLQLMDETVDGDYQTFKSKDGAYVREHFFGKYPETAALVADMTDEEIFALKRGGHDSSKLFAAFKNAQDTMGKPTVILAKTVKGYGMGAAAEGKNIAHGVKKMNESHIQSLRDRLGLQDLLSDDKASELPYLTLEEGSEEYKYLHARRDELHGYTPQRLPEFTEKLAVPSLEKFAPLLQEQKREISTTMAYVRILNVLLKDKGIGKNIVPIICDEARTFGMEGLFRQVGIYNPTGQEYTPEDRGVVSYYKEATSGQVLQEGINELGSMSSWVAAATSYSTNDLPMIPFYIYYSMFGFQRIGDMAWLAGDQQARGFLLGATAGRTTLNGEGLQHEDGHSHIQANTIPNCVSYDPTFAYELAVIVQDGIERMYGDNPENIYYYLTVMNENYAMPAMPEGAEEGIRRGIYKLKSHEGSHKVQLLSSGTIMNEVTKAAQILSEEYNVASDIFSVTSFNELTRDGQDVERYNMLNPEAPAKEAYIATVLGDEPTIAATDYMKNYAEQVRAFIPSDTYKVLGTDGFGRSDSRANLRRHFEVNAGYVVVAALNELAKRGDIKASVVTEAIAKFDIDTNKVNPLFA; encoded by the coding sequence ATGACTGACATCTTAAACAGTGATATTGATGCACAAGAAACTTCAGAATGGCTTGATGCACTAGCCAACATTCTTGAAGATGAAGGCTCTGAGCGCGCACAATTCATCCTTGAAAAAGTGATGGAAAAAGCACGTGCAGAGGGTGTTAACTTGCCACATGGCATTAACACAAACTATGTGAATACTATTCCTGCAAGCCAACAGCCAGCTTACCCTGGTGATGTGAAACTTGAGCAACGTATCCGTTCGATTATTCGTTGGAATGCAATCATGATCGTGATGCGTGCTTCTAAGAAAGACCTAGATTTAGGTGGCCACATGGCTTCTTACCAATCTGCGGCTGCGTTTTACGAAGTTTGTTTTAACCATTTCTTCCGTGCTCCTAACGCAACGGATGGTGGTGATTTAGTTTATTACCAAGGCCATATCTCTCCTGGTATTTATGCTCGTGCTTTTGTTGAAGGTCGTTTATCTGCTTCGCAACTTGATAACTTCCGTCAAGAAGTTGATGGTGAAGGTTTACCTTCATACCCGCATCCTAAATTATTACCTGAATTCTGGCAGTTCCCAACCGTTTCTATGGGTCTTGGTCCAATTTCAGCTATCTACCAAGCGCGTTTCTTAAAATACTTAAATGGACGTGGTCTTAAAGATACAACTGCGCAACGTGTTTACGCTTTCCTAGGTGATGGTGAGATGGACGAGCCAGAATCACGTGGCTCATTGTCATTCGCATCACGTGAAAAGCTAGATAACCTGTGTTTCTTAGTAAACTGTAATCTACAGCGTTTAGATGGCCCAGTTATGGGTAACGGTAGTATTATTCAAGAATTAGAAGGCCTATTCACTGGGGCTGGTTGGAATGTAGTTAAAGTTATTTGGGGCAGTAACTGGGATGCGTTACTTGCTAAAGATGTATCGGGTAAACTACTACAGCTGATGGATGAAACTGTTGATGGTGATTACCAAACGTTTAAATCTAAAGATGGTGCTTATGTTCGTGAGCATTTCTTTGGTAAATACCCTGAAACAGCTGCACTTGTTGCTGATATGACTGATGAAGAGATCTTCGCCCTGAAACGTGGTGGTCATGATTCATCTAAACTGTTTGCTGCCTTTAAAAATGCACAGGATACGATGGGTAAACCAACGGTTATTCTTGCTAAAACGGTTAAAGGTTACGGTATGGGCGCTGCCGCTGAGGGTAAAAACATTGCTCATGGCGTCAAGAAAATGAATGAGTCTCATATTCAAAGTCTGCGTGATCGTTTAGGTTTACAAGATCTATTATCTGACGATAAAGCTTCTGAATTACCTTATCTAACGCTTGAAGAAGGCTCTGAAGAATACAAGTACCTGCACGCACGTCGTGATGAATTACATGGCTACACACCACAACGTCTTCCTGAGTTTACTGAGAAACTAGCTGTTCCATCACTGGAAAAATTTGCGCCACTTTTACAAGAGCAAAAGCGTGAAATTTCTACAACAATGGCTTACGTGCGTATTCTTAACGTATTGTTAAAAGATAAAGGTATCGGTAAAAATATCGTACCAATTATCTGTGATGAAGCGCGTACCTTTGGTATGGAAGGTTTATTCCGTCAAGTGGGTATCTATAACCCAACAGGTCAAGAATATACGCCAGAAGACAGAGGCGTTGTTTCTTACTATAAAGAAGCGACATCAGGTCAAGTATTACAAGAAGGTATCAACGAACTTGGTTCAATGTCGTCTTGGGTAGCTGCAGCAACATCGTACAGCACTAATGACTTACCAATGATTCCATTCTACATCTACTACTCTATGTTTGGTTTCCAACGTATTGGTGATATGGCATGGTTAGCGGGTGATCAACAAGCACGTGGTTTCCTATTAGGTGCAACTGCTGGTCGAACTACGCTAAATGGTGAAGGTCTACAGCATGAAGATGGCCACAGTCATATTCAAGCAAACACTATTCCTAACTGTGTTTCTTACGACCCTACATTTGCTTACGAACTCGCGGTTATCGTACAAGACGGTATCGAGCGTATGTACGGTGATAACCCTGAAAACATTTACTACTACCTAACAGTAATGAATGAAAACTACGCAATGCCTGCAATGCCAGAAGGTGCTGAAGAGGGTATTCGTCGTGGTATCTACAAACTAAAATCGCACGAAGGTAGCCATAAAGTTCAACTACTGAGCTCTGGTACTATCATGAATGAAGTGACAAAAGCGGCACAAATTCTAAGCGAAGAGTACAACGTTGCATCGGATATCTTCTCAGTAACTTCATTCAATGAGTTAACTCGAGATGGTCAAGATGTAGAGCGTTACAACATGTTAAACCCTGAAGCACCAGCAAAAGAAGCTTACATCGCAACTGTATTAGGTGATGAACCGACAATTGCTGCTACGGATTACATGAAAAACTATGCAGAGCAAGTACGTGCGTTTATCCCATCTGATACATATAAAGTATTAGGTACAGACGGTTTCGGCCGCAGTGATAGCCGTGCCAACCTACGTCGTCACTTTGAGGTGAATGCGGGTTACGTTGTTGTAGCTGCACTGAATGAACTTGCAAAACGTGGTGATATTAAAGCATCTGTCGTAACAGAAGCGATTGCTAAGTTTGATATCGATACAAACAAAGTTAATCCTCTGTTTGCATAA
- the aceF gene encoding dihydrolipoyllysine-residue acetyltransferase has translation MSELKDFLLPDIGADAADVTDVLVSVGDVIVEDQDVISIEGDKASMDVPAAFGGTVKEIKMNVGDSVSEGQVVLVIEVAGEATAEAPAAPVAEKKAPEAAPAAASELKEVCVPDIGGDEVEVTEVLVSVGDAIVEDQDILSVEGDKASMDVPAPFAGIVKEIKIAAGDKVSEGTLILIVEAQGSAPAAPVASAPVEPKPVVEAPKAAPAPAKAAEPVTTGSIKASPSVRRVAREFDLDLAKVPATGKKGRITKEDVQAFVKAQLAIAKSGGGGGLQVLPYADIDYSKFGEVEVKPLSRIQKISGPTLHRNWVTIPHVTQFDEADITDLETFRKEQNAIAAKQDLGLKISPLVFMMKAVAKALQAYPNFNSSLSTDGESIILKKYINIGIAVDTPNGLVVPVVKDVINKGIYDISRELGEISKKARAGKLTAKDMQGGSMSISSLGGIGGTQFTPIVNAPEVAILGVSKSAIKPVWNGSEFAPRMMVPLALSYDHRVIDGADGARFITAINNYLSDLRTLIL, from the coding sequence ATGTCTGAATTAAAAGATTTTTTACTGCCTGATATTGGTGCAGATGCCGCTGATGTTACTGATGTTCTTGTCTCGGTAGGTGATGTGATTGTTGAAGATCAAGATGTGATCTCAATTGAAGGTGATAAAGCGTCAATGGACGTACCGGCTGCATTTGGCGGTACGGTTAAAGAGATCAAAATGAATGTTGGTGACAGCGTTTCTGAAGGTCAAGTGGTGCTTGTCATTGAAGTTGCTGGTGAAGCGACAGCTGAAGCTCCTGCTGCACCTGTTGCAGAAAAGAAAGCACCAGAAGCTGCCCCGGCTGCTGCAAGCGAATTAAAAGAAGTTTGCGTGCCAGATATCGGCGGTGATGAAGTTGAAGTAACTGAAGTATTAGTCTCTGTTGGTGATGCGATTGTTGAAGACCAAGATATTTTATCTGTTGAAGGCGATAAAGCATCAATGGACGTACCAGCACCGTTTGCTGGTATTGTAAAAGAGATTAAAATCGCAGCTGGCGATAAAGTGTCTGAAGGCACATTAATCTTAATCGTTGAAGCTCAAGGAAGTGCGCCTGCAGCACCTGTCGCTTCTGCACCTGTTGAACCTAAGCCTGTTGTTGAGGCGCCTAAAGCAGCACCTGCTCCTGCTAAAGCCGCTGAACCTGTTACTACTGGTTCTATTAAAGCATCGCCTTCAGTACGTCGTGTTGCTCGTGAGTTTGATTTAGATTTAGCGAAAGTACCTGCGACAGGCAAAAAAGGTCGTATTACTAAAGAAGACGTTCAAGCGTTTGTTAAAGCACAATTGGCTATCGCAAAAAGCGGTGGCGGTGGTGGTTTACAAGTACTTCCGTATGCTGATATTGATTACTCTAAATTTGGTGAAGTTGAAGTTAAGCCACTTTCTCGTATTCAGAAGATCTCTGGCCCGACACTGCACCGTAACTGGGTAACTATCCCACACGTTACACAGTTCGATGAAGCTGATATCACTGATTTAGAAACGTTCCGTAAAGAGCAAAATGCCATTGCAGCTAAACAAGATTTAGGTCTTAAAATTAGCCCATTAGTATTTATGATGAAAGCGGTTGCTAAAGCATTACAAGCATACCCTAACTTCAACTCTTCACTGTCTACTGACGGTGAAAGTATTATCCTGAAGAAATATATCAATATCGGTATTGCGGTAGATACACCAAACGGTCTTGTTGTACCTGTTGTTAAAGATGTGATTAACAAAGGTATTTACGATATCTCTCGTGAGTTAGGTGAAATCTCTAAGAAAGCACGTGCTGGTAAATTAACTGCGAAAGATATGCAGGGTGGAAGCATGAGTATTTCTAGCCTTGGTGGTATCGGTGGTACGCAGTTTACACCTATCGTTAATGCGCCTGAGGTTGCTATCTTAGGTGTATCAAAATCAGCAATCAAACCAGTATGGAATGGCAGTGAATTTGCCCCTCGCATGATGGTTCCTTTAGCACTTTCATACGATCATCGCGTAATTGATGGTGCAGATGGTGCTCGCTTTATTACAGCAATCAATAATTACCTATCAGACTTACGTACTCTGATCCTGTAA